In Selenihalanaerobacter shriftii, the DNA window GTAACTGTTTTAAAATTCCACTCTTCATCATAATCAATATGTAAATTCTCTCTCCCTTTAGGTGAAATAATCACTGTAGCATTTTCAGCTACTTCCATTACTTTATCCAAACTACCTGAATGATCCATCTCAACATGATTAGTCACTACATAATCTATCTTTGCTGGATTAATAATTTTTGAAATTCTTTCTAGCATTTCATCAGCAAAATTCTCTTTTACAGTATCAACTAAAGTAATTTTATCATCTACAATTAAATATGAATTATATGTAGATCCTTCTTCAGTTAAATAACCATGAAAATTTCTTAAATCATAATCAATTGCTCCTACCCAATGAATATTCTCCTTTATTTTTACAGGTTCCAAAAATTTAAGCCTCCTCCTTAATAAATTGACTTTTGTCTACTCCGCATACTGGACAAACCCAGTCTTCTGGTATATCTTCAAATGAGGTTCCAGGTTCTACACCAGTTTTAGTAGACCCCTCTTCGGGACTGTAAATATACCCACACACTGTACAACGACACTTATCCATGATTATTACCTCCTATATATACTCTCTTTTAATAAAAGTAATTTAATTAGACTCATCAAATTCAAATATAATTAATAAATAGGTAGCCTATTAAATTAATATTAAATTATCATCCACAACAATTACCACTTATAATTTTTTATTTTAACTCCCTACTTTAAAAATTTACTTCTAATAATAATAGGATCTATTATTAATTATAACATCATCTTTTATATTTATCAATTTTTTTCTTCAAACAATAATTTTATTCTGATTTTAGAGTAAATATACTTTCTTTTTAAACAAAATTATAGACATAAATTTACTATCGTAAAAATAATATTATTAAGTAAATCCTTTAATTTAATTTTAAGCATAAATATCCATTGACATCAATATTATTATATAAATAAAGTAAAGATTTAGGGAGGTTTTATTTTGAGTATAATAAGTAGTAAAAAAGCAGCCTATTTAAAAGCAGCAGTTGCTATTTCTATTACTATCTCACTAATTGTTTTCTCCGAACGAAGTTTTGAAGCAGCTGTCCATGGGTTACATACTTGGTGGGAAATTGTATTCCCAGCTTTGCTTCCATTCTTCATTATGGCTGAAATTTTGATGGGATTAGGTGCAGTACATTTTTTAGGGGCATTGTTAGAACCTCTAATGAGACCGATTTTTAAAGTACCCGGTGTAGGGGCTTTTGCTTTTGCTATGGGATTGGCTTCAGGCTATCCCATTGGTGCTAAAATTACCGGTAACTTGCGCAGAAGAAAATTATGTACACAAGTAGAGGGAGAAAGACTTGTTTCATTTTGTAATACTGCAGACCCGCTTTTTATGATCGGTGCTGTTGCTGTAGGAATGTTTAGTAAGCCGGAACTAGGAGTTACTTTAGCTGTAGCTCATTATATTTCCTGTATTATAGTTGGTCTAACCATGAGATTTTATAACCCCTCCCAAGGAAATACAGATATTAAAAATACACCTATAAAAGAAGATAATATATTTAAACATGCCTTTAATGAACTTTACAGAGCACGAAAAGACGACGGACGTCCTTTAGGAGAATTATTCGGAGATGCAATTACAGAATCTATAAATATCTTACTTTTAGTCGGAGGATACATTATTCTTTTTTCAGTATTTACCGAAATATTACATTTAATCGGGATCACTAAATTAATTACTACTCTTTTATTACCTATCATAAAGCTTTTAGGAACAGATAAATCATTAATATTACCAATCATTAGTGGAGTATTTGAAATTACTAATGGTGCAGATTTAGCTAGCCAAGTATCAGCTCCTCTATCTCAACAAGTTATTATTGCCAGTGGTATCATAGCTTGGAGTGGATTGTCTGTTCATGCTCAGGTAGCTACTATGGTCAATGGGACTGATATTAGAATTAAACCTTATATCTGGGCTAGAGTTTTACACGGAGTTGCTGCCAGTATAGTTGCTTTTTTTATCTTTGAACCTATTAAAAGCATTAGTACACAAGGAGCACTGCCTGTCTTTTTACAGCAAGGTTACCATCTTAATAATCTTTCAATTGGAATCAATTATTTTGAACGAATCAAATTCTTGTCCTTAGGTATAATCACTTTACTAAGCATTTTAATCGTTATTTCTTTCTTAATTTATCTAATAAGAAAAGTTACAATAGTTATGATTAAACTTTAGATTAAAAAGAGCTAACATTTCGATGTTGGCTCTTTTTAATTTGATTTATGCTGGTAATGTGACATTTTAAGAAAAGACTTATTCTGCTTTTTATATATTTATTATTAAACTTCTAATAACTCAAATCCTGTAGCTGGGTCTATCCTCCGTTGAGCTGAACTATTAATAAGTTCTAATATTATAACCTCACCAATATGCCAAATATCAATTCCTTCTCTCGTGCAACCTGTAACCGTTTCTCCATCACGACCAAAAGCAGAGTGAAGGTGTAATTTAGGTATTTCATCTTCATTAACAAATATTGTTCCTACTCCTACTGCTTCACTAACACCAATTAACTCATTAACTTGTGGAATAGGATCTTTAGCAGAGCCATCTTCAGGTCCTACCACAACTTTACTATCTTTATCTGCTCCTCCAATAAATAATACTGTTGCTGAGCCAATCTGCTTGTCTTTGGCAAACTTCTCAATAGTTCCTGGTATTTGATCTCCATTTTCAAGACGAAGAATAAATATTCTCCCGATACTCGCTTCTGAATATTGCACTATTATCTCCTCCTCATATATTTCAAAATCCCTATAATAATTTGTTAATTAATATATTCTTATTTACAATATTTCTTCTAAAACCTCTCCTGCATCTTTGACTAAATTAGAACAAACTTTATCAATTAATTCTTTCTCTTTGACTATTTCCAT includes these proteins:
- the rd gene encoding rubredoxin produces the protein MDKCRCTVCGYIYSPEEGSTKTGVEPGTSFEDIPEDWVCPVCGVDKSQFIKEEA
- the ylbJ gene encoding sporulation integral membrane protein YlbJ → MSIISSKKAAYLKAAVAISITISLIVFSERSFEAAVHGLHTWWEIVFPALLPFFIMAEILMGLGAVHFLGALLEPLMRPIFKVPGVGAFAFAMGLASGYPIGAKITGNLRRRKLCTQVEGERLVSFCNTADPLFMIGAVAVGMFSKPELGVTLAVAHYISCIIVGLTMRFYNPSQGNTDIKNTPIKEDNIFKHAFNELYRARKDDGRPLGELFGDAITESINILLLVGGYIILFSVFTEILHLIGITKLITTLLLPIIKLLGTDKSLILPIISGVFEITNGADLASQVSAPLSQQVIIASGIIAWSGLSVHAQVATMVNGTDIRIKPYIWARVLHGVAASIVAFFIFEPIKSISTQGALPVFLQQGYHLNNLSIGINYFERIKFLSLGIITLLSILIVISFLIYLIRKVTIVMIKL
- a CDS encoding PPC domain-containing DNA-binding protein, translating into MQYSEASIGRIFILRLENGDQIPGTIEKFAKDKQIGSATVLFIGGADKDSKVVVGPEDGSAKDPIPQVNELIGVSEAVGVGTIFVNEDEIPKLHLHSAFGRDGETVTGCTREGIDIWHIGEVIILELINSSAQRRIDPATGFELLEV